From the genome of Plasmodium malariae genome assembly, chromosome: 9, one region includes:
- the RON4 gene encoding rhoptry neck protein 4, putative has product MSRITVFFISIFLVLSTFVQKVKPFEAKNGSIKFSFLEAVAKGKGGDNNSQETLQSNDQIINARPLQENTVETLEVPAGQGENNAEKSNTINQNISNGTHDGSTAGSANNNGEGNGVKHRLSEDNNTSEYAHEKGYHTDDMDTTNENKISGHKEEKAQNVHKQSDSNNEGGHNEADHGQDKNSNGKHNNDHSDITNNNHIDDTNGNINHYNQNGLNNNLHGHTISHNEDAKEDIQGDHNTAAQYKEHNSNNNNNNTDENTGAEANHTTVPIVEEPDEEDAHNKENNNNAVVPVANIGAALPDQGGSTTSEHMERNDNEHTHSNNNSSVPGNTEMALEPVHGHKHTTQEVNEHDANVSNKPKVEHGEGETRGTDDAYDDNSNNVIYGSLHQNADLIGFESFKGKKLHISLRERMILEIMDAAKEGIDGLLKLKTSKNCGKIFEEALERLKINSREISSIKNTISLEMYDKILSTLFKILTELSYYEDPSFYESLNINKSILDQSLKELKIQMFKKIGVPYTKLPPILKKKSESCAVKDFIISITSKELAQRMAMMFAKWLSPEEYGSVVDFEKNIEINFLCAGASILLQHWKYYQNLLGFEIDNEHAFLGLIDELLVLDKMYNKNENYAKEMKKIKKSKAFTYCTKIMRIGGNIASVPFNHENVKKPSSSIIGSLGNLVKAHISSYHVAIAQRINSYFVYTEKKSKKISPLKVISVCTLLHLTDMLHRCSDEHKHTILDLHNLQLNILNMEGKKVLEPLVRLSYLSEEKHLALKEMCNPHNALVAETLSKLLVLLSTESHGLLANEVEKRAFDEDFIKQELKNISDSESNVRDAGEEEVENVIFEDL; this is encoded by the exons ATGTCTCGTATTACAGTTTTCTTCATAAGCATTTTTCTTGTTCTGTCTACATTTGTTCAAAAAGTTAAACCATTTGAAG CAAAAAATGGGTCGATaaaattttcctttcttGAGGCGGTAGCAAAAGGGAAGGGGGGTGATAACAATTCACAAGAAACCTTACAATCAAATGATCAAATAATTAATGCTAGACCATTACAGGAAAATACAGTCGAAACGTTAGAAGTTCCTGCAGGACAAGGTGAAAATAATGCAGAGAAGTCTAACacaataaatcaaaatattaGTAATGGTACCCACGATGGTAGCACAGCTGGTAGCGCTAATAATAATGGAGAGGGAAACGGGGTAAAGCATAGGCTGAGTGAGGATAACAACACAAGTGAATATGCTCATGAGAAGGGTTACCACACTGATGATATGGACACTActaatgaaaacaaaatcaGCGGACATAAAGAGGAAAAAGCGCAGAATGTGCATAAGCAATCAGACAGCAATAATGAAGGGGGTCATAATGAAGCTGACCATGGTCAGGACAAAAATTCAAATGGTAAACATAATAATGATCATAGTGATATAACAAACAATAATCACATAGATGATACTAATGGAAATATAAACCATTATAATCAGAATggtttaaataataatttacacGGTCATACTATTTCTCATAATGAAGACGCGAAAGAGGACATACAGGGAGATCACAATACTGCTGCGCAATACAAAGAACATAACagtaacaacaataacaacaatacAGATGAAAATACAGGTGCAGAAGCTAACCATACCACTGTGCCAATCGTAGAGGAGCCAGACGAAGAGGATGCACATAACAAAGAAAACAACAATAATGCAGTTGTTCCTGTAGCTAACATTGGAGCAGCACTACCTGATCAAGGTGGTTCTACCACCTCCGAACATATGGAGCGAAACGACAATGAACATACgcatagtaataataattccaGCGTTCCGGGAAATACAGAAATGGCTCTAGAACCTGTACATGGTCATAAACATACTACCCAGGAGGTCAACGAGCATGATGCAAATGTATCGAACAAGCCAAAGGTCGAACATGGTGAGGGTGAAACACGGGGAACGGATGATGCATATGATGATAACAGCAATAATGTCATATATGGTAGTTTGCATCAGAACGCGGATTTGATCGGATTTGAATCGTTTAAGGgaaaaaaattgcatattTCGTTGAGGGAACGAATGATATTAGAGATTATGGATGCAGCAAAGGAAGGAATAGATGGATTGTTAAAGTTAAAAACAAGTAAAAATTGtggaaaaatatttgaagaaGCATTAGAaagattaaaaattaattcacGAGAAATTAGTTCAATTAAGAATACCATTTCACTTGAAAtgtatgataaaatattatcaacactttttaaaatattaacagaATTATCCTATTATGAAGACCCTAGTTTTTATGAGTCtctaaatattaataagtcCATTTTGGATCAATcgttaaaagaattaaaaattcaaatgtTCAAAAAAATAGGTGTTCCATATACTAAGTTACCTCCTATATTGAAAAAGAAGTCAGAATCATGTGCTGTAAAGgattttattataagtatAACATCCAAAGAGTTAGCTCAACGTATGGCTATGATGTTTGCAAAGTGGTTATCCCCTGAGGAATATGGATCAGTAGtagattttgaaaaaaatattgaaataaattttttatgtgcaggtgcttctattttattacagCATTGGaaatattatcaaaatttGTTAGGATTCGAAATAGACAATGAACATGCATTTTTAGGACTGATTGATGAACTATTAGTGTTAGACAagatgtataataaaaacgaaaattatgccaaagaaatgaaaaaaattaaaaaatccAAAGCATTTACCTattgtacaaaaataatgagAATTGGTGGAAATATTGCATCAGTACCATTTAATCatgaaaatgttaaaaaaccGAGCTCTTCAATAATTGGCTCCTTAGGAAATTTGGTTAAAGCACATATAAGTTCTTACCATGTAGCCATAGCTCAAAGaataaattcttattttgtttatactgaaaaaaaaagcaaaaaaataagtcCTCTGAAGGTTATATCTGTATGTACCCTATTACATTTGACTGATATGTTACACAGGTGCTCCGATGAACATAAACATACCATTTTGGATTTGCATAATTTACAGTTAAATATACTAAATATGGAGGGTAAGAAGGTCCTAGAACCCCTTGTTCGGTTAAGCTATCTATCAGAGGAGAAACATCTTGCCCTCAAGGAAATGTGCAATCCGCACAATGCCTTAGTTG CTGAAACGTTGTCCAAGCTGCTAGTTCTTCTGTCGACTGAGTCGCATGGATTGCTGGCAAACGAGGTAGAAAAGAGAGCATTCGATGAAGATTTCATTAAACAagaactaaaaaatataagtgaCAGTGAAAGCAATGTTAGAGATGCTGGAGAGGAAGAAGTTGAGAATGTTATTTTTGAGGATTTGTAA
- the DHHC9 gene encoding palmitoyltransferase, putative — protein DCLQNEYLNNYSKAVRILLIVLSIPFFICYYWSFVKCSLYNPGYVDHTWEANAEENNIQIEKRKIRNYTPNKYTVCDKCDFLVRPERAHHCRSCKRCVLKMDHHCPWIGTCVGEKNLKFFFLFLFYGLLITLYIVVTITPKFIKSLYESEGTKVTDKMNHAALLITICASLTLLLALIFMNCQYLYFISRNITVIESSYKDKNPYDLGIYNNWKMVFGEFKWKWFFPFDPENLYSLNYLYPVNDIYMNIVNIDMDDSFLSSSNENPKGEDDI, from the exons GACTGCTTGCAAAATgagtatttaaataattatagtaaAGCAGTCCGAATACTACTAATAGTGTTAAGCatccctttttttatttgttattattggTCATTCGTAAAATGTTCTTTGTACAATCCAGGGTATGTTGATCATACGTGGGaag CAAACGCAGAGGAGAATAACAtacaaatagaaaaaagaaagataagAAACTATACGCCTAATAAATACACTGTTTGTGATAAGTGCGACTTTTTGGTTAGGCCCGAGAGGGCTCACCACTGCAGG TCGTGCAAGAGATGTGTATTAAAGATGGATCATCATTGCCCATGGATAGGGACGTGTGTAGGGGAAAAAAatctcaaatttttttttttgtttttattttatggcCTACTTATAACACTTTACATTGTTGTGACCATAACGCCAAAGTTTATTAAGTCCCTTTATGAAAGTGAAGGCACCAAG GTTACGGACAAAATGAACCATGCTGCTCTTCTGATTa CTATTTGTGCGTCTCTGACACTACTGTTAGCCTTAATCTTT atgAATTGTcaatacttatattttatatctcGTAATATAACAGTAATAGAATCTTCATATAAAGATAAA AATCCATATGACTTAGGTATTTACAACAACTggaaaatg GTATTTGGAGAATTTAAATGGAAGTGGTTTTTTCCCTTTGACCCTGAAAACTTGTACTCGTTGA ATTACCTGTACCCCGTGAATGatatatacatgaacatTGTTAACATCGACATGGACGATTCATTTTTATCTAGCTCTAATGAGAACCCAAAGGGAGAGGATGATATctga